Below is a genomic region from Falco naumanni isolate bFalNau1 chromosome 17, bFalNau1.pat, whole genome shotgun sequence.
CCCTTCACCACCTCTGCATTTGGAACACCTCGGATTTAATTCCAGGTGAGCGCTTAAATCCTATTGAAGTTCAGGAGACTTAAGGCACATAATCAGAAAACACACACGCCTGAACTGGGCCCCTTGGCTTGGGGCTTTCGGCCAGGATCCTGAAGAGATTTACAATAAGGGACAGCAACTGAGGACACTCGTTTTGTGAGCTTTCAGTTGCAAAAAGGCACTTCACATTTTCACTCGGTGCCTATATACTTATTAATCATATATGGCTAACATGAGGAGATATTTGCAACTAAAGCTTTGATACGATGATTAAAGGAGCCATAATAATACGATTGATAGGCTGATAGATAGATAGTTAGAGCAAAGGCATCACCTGTCCTATGGACCAGATTCTATAATTTCCTCTATGACACATTTCTAAGAGTAATTCATCAAAAGCTTTTTACGATAAGCTCCCCAATCTCCTGTGGAATTCCACTTACCCCAccaggctggccactgccaaGCTAAAAGTCCGTTTCTTGCCAgaatttcccccctcccttaTTGAACTGCTCTGTCCCCCAATATCCTTCTCAGCCGGCTGTCATTCTTAAATGGCTCATTTCCTACTGTGGGGCGGGAGACGCTGCTGCGGCAGATAACAATCTGAAAAATGAGCTGTTCAAAAGGAAATTGCAAAAGAAGACCCGAATCCAAATATCAGTAGCAGGCAGCTTCTTTGCTGAGATGGGGTACGGCCAGATCGAAGAGATGATATGCACATGCGTATTGAAATGTCTATTTTGAAGATAACAACTAGTAAGATGCTGGCAGCATGTACTTTTTTGGTGTGCCAGGTAATTTGCTGTGAgcctcccccccgcctccaGCCCCCAAGATATTAACCCTTTCTCAAGCAAAACGCCTTATTGAAATCAATCAAGGCTTGTAAAAAGCTCCTACTCGGCTGGTTACCGACTAGTAAATTCAAGATGTCTACCCTACGTCTAAAGGTAAGCAAAATTGTGGAAATgcctcaaattattttaatcctgTTGGAGTCCAGCTTTGCTGCCCCAGGTTAAGGCTAAAGCTCGGGCTGGCGGTGACACATCCCTGCAGGCATCCTTCAGACGCAGACACCAAACCCAGCTCTCGCCCTGATGAACAACCCCGCTGCTTCCCAAGTCATCCCGTCGATGGAGCGCAATATCCAGCCACGTTTTACCTGGGAGACCAGAGCTTTCTGcaccttccctctcctgcaggaCTGGAGCAGCCAGGGCCTTGGAGGGAGCCGGAGTTAAGGATGTTTTGGCAGCATTTTCGGTGGCCGTGCAGCTGGAGGGGTCCGGCAGGGAAGAAGGGCTTGCCAGCTCGGTGCCGGATGCGGTCTCGCTCTGCCCCGATGGTGATGGCAGGAACAAGCCCACATGAGGCTCCATGACGCTTCCTCTCTGTCAACTGgctcatttaaatatatttgggtgtttctgtgctgttctgtgGCCATTTCTGCTCCAGGGCAGAAGCGTATCCCTCTATCACAGGAGTATATCCTTCTATCCCAGGAGCTGATCACTGTATCCCTCTCTCCCGGGCATTTCTCCCTCTCACTCCATCCTCCAGCATCTTTGTGCTGAGATGCAGCTGAGCTTCCTTGGAGCAAAGCATCCCTGAGGGCAGAGAGCCCTGACCAGCGGCAGCGTGGCCGGCTCAGCCCACAGCAATTCAGCTGCCACCCAAAAAGTGCTCTGGGTGCTTCCAAGTAAAAGTCTTCTAGAGgggcaaaacattttaaatcataAGGGACATGGTGGCAGAGCCTGGCATGGCTCGGTGCCTGCTGGGGGTGAATGGGCCTCCACCTGCCTGTTTTTTGGGAAAATTTTCTGGTCAGTAACAACTTGCGGCATCACGTATTATCTGGTGCTGGAGGTGCCCTGCCACAGCCCGACCTCTCTTGTGCTTCTTCGCTGGCAGGAgatgggcagggagcagagggaccCCACTTCTCACAGGGTCCCTGACTCGTGGGGACGGTGCCCACTGGTGTTTAAACATCTCCGCCACCCCCACGTTCCCATAGCAATCCTCTCCCGGGGGGATATCACCCCAGCATCTCAGCAAATCCCCCCAACTTCATAAAGACAAAGAGCAGATGGGCTCCTGAGAAGCCCTACGTACCCCCAGCTGCCAGGCACCGTCGGGGTTCGCCCCCAGGAGCTGCATCACGAGTTGGGGTCCCCTGCCAGGTCCCCGCTGCGAGCTGCCCAcatctcccccaccccctgggACCATGAGCACCACATCATCcccctgctccatcccaggGGGCTTGGTCCTGCTTCACCCACCGCTTCTGTGACACAGGTGAGGACTGAGCTGAAGCTTGCTTGgctttttatggttttttttttgaagtcaaAGTTTGCCATTGCAGGCTTTCAGTCCTTCAAGTGTTCAGTGATGTACAAACAGATTAACAGGTGGAAAAAGCatttgacagagaaaaaaaaaaggcttttcagaaaatgctacTTGGGTGCGATTCGAATCAGTCAAAGCTAATTGTGGAAGTGGCTAAACTAAAGGAAATACGAAGAAAGAACACAGATAACATATTTTTAGCCTGAAACCAGATTACTTAAAATGAGTAAAGCGCCGCACGCCGAACTGGTGAGGGGTATGCTTTCCGCATGAGGTGCCTATAAGTAACCTATTTCTAACGTATCTGAGGGCACGGATGCGAAGCTGGACGGGGTAagatgctccagctgctgcctggagcGATACACGACCCTATAGAAGCTATATTAACTTACAAGACTTGGGACGTTCCAGTGGCTGGCAGTCACCTCTCATTACATTTCTACCGAACGCAAgccctttttctgctgttttattaaCAAGACGGATTCAAAGGCTCCCAGTCTTATAAATAATTCTGCAAGTTTGGCTCCCTCGCTCTGGGCTGTCCCCAGTGTGCCGGGAGGTGCCGTCATGCCGCAGGAGCCGGAGGATGGGCAGCGCCGGGCAGGGATGGGCAGCACCATGGCAGACCCCAGCTGAGGTGAGAGGCATCGTATATCGGTACATTTATAACACATAAAGTGTATTTCAAACATCAAGGTGCAGCCGGAAGGATGTATGAAGCAAAGTCTTTTTTCCCAATTTTCTGGACAAATATTGCTCAGTCTTGCATTGGCTCctgaaagaaagaggggaaaagccATTTTGCTCAACTGGGTATAAAACTTTTGATTTCCCTTTAAgagtttgaattttaaaattacttttaaaatagctaaatgaaagtagaaataaatttgCTTAACTTCAAAAATTTCTAAACGAAAGGCTTGGCCTCTTCGTTTCTTTCATCTTCACATTTTAACACTGAATCTACTGTCACGAGTTTGCAGATTATGATGATCCAATTTGGGTTCTTTTCCACTAAATAAACTATTTTGCTTAAAGTATTTGGCTTGTCCGTACTACAGCTCACACTCACGTTTATCTCAGAAGCCAAATGACCCTTCAGGCTGGATTTTCTTACAGGATTTTCGGGTTATAAACCATGTCTGTAACAATCGACTTGCTGCTTTCGGCTGATCTGGCACTTGCTGGGAGTGCTTTTCTTTTCGGAagctgttttttggttttttttttaattccttctatGAATATATGATTAGGACAAGAAGGGAGGCCGGTACATTAAACTGCATCTTAAAAGGGAAATAGATGATAACTTTATATAAAAGCCACTCAGTAAAAAATACCGCAGCTCGCAACCTGGGCATGGGGAAATGCAGGGAATTTGCATTTGACTTGGATAAAACAGCCGCATCTGCCATCAGCATTGACTCTGCCGTGTCCCATGTCTCCACGCTCACACCGCAGAAACCTTggataagatttttttaagcttaagCTCCttgcagaggcagggagaggagaagccTGGCAGCATCTCCCAGGGATGGAGACACGAGACTCCCCCTACCAGGAGCCACGACTCGGCTCTTTCTCAGCCGTTCCCGTTAGTGGGGGTCGCATGTGGCCACGTTGGGCTCACGGCCCTGCTGGTACCTGTGCCCCACAGACAAGGACTTTAATTTCCCAGGGCGAGGACTTTAATTAGATAAAATAGACTAGCCAGGATGAATGGAAAATTGATCAGCACAGCACTAAGGGTAGAAACCCCATTAATTACCTGAACGGCGCTCACTAGGTAGAACATCTCCCTTTGTGGCACCCGTCCCCGCTTATTACAGGGCCATAAACATGGAAAAGCACCACAGAGATGACACAGCATCATCACAAGCCTTCAGCCGCGTGTCTGAGAGATGCTGGCAGCAAGAAAGCCCTCGCCTCCCCCAGTGCACCTCCCCTCCATATCTGAAGGTTTTATTTGTTCGTtagcattttttatttgcattcagAGGCTTAATGAGACGGCCATCCTGTGTTAACAAAAGTCAGCCACTGGGGAAGAGCCCATCAGTGGCTGTAAAGCGATGTGTaactgctgcagcttcttctTGACCAGGCTTTGATGGTGCTTGACCACTATTTAAAAGGGAAAGTTACAGATTCCCAAGCAGTTCATCACAGCTAAttagtctttttcttttaaagtttgctCGGCAGCTGCCCAATGCTGCCAGCACATCCCTTTCCCGCATCCCCCCTGCAGCTGTCGGGGCGTGGGGCACCCCATGGCTGTGGGCAGGTCCCGTGGGGCAGCTGAGGGGCAAAGCAAAGCCCCCATGTAGCAtctgggggggctgcccctggcTCAGCCCGGCCAGGTGATTTCCAGTGGATAACAGGCTGGCACTGGGATGGAGACCACATTCTGCTCCTACTGTGGGACCTTTGCTGCCCCCAAAAGCAGCCggcacagccccctgcccagcacccgGCAGGTCCCCACGCATGCCCTGCTCTGTCAccaccagccccccacccaTAAAAACAAACTTGACCCCAGGGCGCTTGCTCTGCCTCGCCTGGGATGTGGCCCGTGATTCATTTCAACTGCCAAAGCCCTGTGTTGACATTGAAAGGGGTGTTATCGCGGCGCTGCTACGCCGGGGCGAGGGTGTACCTGTTGGTATAAGAACAACGCCGCAGCACTACCCACACCGGCAGAGCCCAGCCGAGGCCAGCGCTGCCACCGAGACGCCAACATGAAGcgtctcctcctcctcgccatgctctgcttctccctggCCAGCAGCTTGAAAAGGTAAGGGGGTCCCCAtggtgcagcccagctccctgggtTCTTGGGGGGGGGCTTCGCTCCCAGGGTCCTGCCAGCATCGAGCGTGGCAGCGATGatggggcagagctgagctgcccCGGCACAGACACCCTGCGGCTGCACCGAGTGCGGGGACCATGCGGTGGTTGCTGGTCTGCTCCCATCGGCTCTGCGGCcatctccatccctctgggcaGACCCCACCAGTGGCAGTGGGCTGCGGAGAGGTTTGCAGACCCCATCAGAGGAGAGGTTTGcagaccccagcagcagcagcaggctgcagagaggTTTGCAGGATGAGCTGCCATTCACAGCTGAGGTCTGTGCAAGCAGACAGGGCAAATGCATGAATTCACCTTGGCCTCGgtcccctctcccagcctgaAGGTCCTTTTCCATCAGTCATGTTGAGCTCCTGCCCGCCCCATCGCTGCCTGCCAGCTGTGCCCCGACCTGCTGTCTCTGAAAACAGAtcaatccccccccccccccccccattttgcTGTGCCTTGGCTAGGAAGCACTGTGGTGGGGGATGCGGGGAAGCGGGCTGTGGACCTGCATCCTGGTGGTGCTGGGACCCTCAGGGTGGACATGGGAACCGCAGGACACTTGCAGCGCCCGCAGCCCCAGTGGGTGACCAGGACCCTTGCTCCCCCAGGGTGACCCTGGTGCGGCAGCGCTCCCTGCGGAAGGTGATGCGGGACCACGGGCAGTTCTCCCACTTCTGCAAAGCCCACAAGCTCGACATGATCGAGTACACCGAGGACTGCAACGTCTTCAAGGAGGCCAATGAGCCCCTCATCAGCTACCTGGACGTAAGCAGGGCGGCACTGAGGACAGGGGGGTGCTGAGTCCCAGCAGTGTGCCGCAGGCACCCTGAATGCACTCGTTTGTGAGTGGTCCCCAGTGCCCAAGTGCTTCCCACGAAGCCCACGCCTGCTCACGGAGCACGCCTGCAGCCCGTGCCCAGCGTGCCAGGGCTCGCTGCCTGCCTGGCCCTTTGTTCCCGGGAATGCGATGATGAGAGGGGACAAGGCGGCGCATTCATGGCCGGTGCTGCCAGCGCTGCCAGCCCTCTCCTGCCCGCTGCCCTCCCCGAGCCCACAGTGCTCTCGGGCACACGGCGGGGACACAGATTTCTTCCAAAACTCGCACGTATCGCACGCATCAGGGGAAACCCCACCCCAAAGGGCCCAGAGCCAGAGGGGGAGGGTATTCCCCAGGCTCATCCCATTCCCCAGGCTCATCCCACTCCCCAGGCTCATCCCACTCCCCAGCAGCATGACAGTCCTGTCCCCAAAGCCCCTGCCACTGTATGCATCCCAGTGATGAGGGTCCCCTTGGGGCCCAGCTTTCCCGTTGCACCCCACAGGAAGAGGATGGTGCCTGCCCCCACTGTCCTGCCTTTTGTTCTCAACTTGCCTTATTGTTCCTTAAATATTTGGCTCCTTTATTCCACCTGGCATGATGCGTCTGTGTCCTATCAGACACTGCCCCCATGCCAGCCACCCCCCGCACCGAACCCCACCAGCCCTCTGCAGACCCCCAGCACAGGCATTCCTCGGCGTTCCGACAGCTAACGGTGGTCTCCTCTCCGCTCTCTGCCAGCTGGAGTATTTTGGGCAGATCTCCATTGGGACCCCCCCCCAGAACTTCACCGTGGTGTTTGACACGGGCTCCTCCAACCTCTGGGTGCCATCCATCTACTGCGTCAGCAAAGCCTGTGGTGAGTAGGGGCTCCCCGACCAGCCGTGTGCCCCCCGGCTGGCAGCGATGGGACCCTGGGTGACCCCCGGGGGTGTCAGCATGGGGTCATGCTGACCATGGGGtcagcagcacacacagcccGGAGAGCTGGGGAGGACCTCTCCGCCCAGCTGAGCCCTCCCAGGTCCACACAGATACAGCAATCTGGGGGGCAGCAAGCGCGGGGAGCCTCAGCGGGTTTGTTTGCTCAGGCACAGGCGGCGATCACACCACCAGGACCCAGCACCATCAGCCTGCGGGAGATATCGGACACGCTCTTTAGGCCATTCTTATGGGAGAGCctttaaacaaacaagcaaagatAATAGCACATAATATAGCTTGTCAGAAAAAGGCAGGGTGGCAAGAACAAGGCGGGCACAGAGAGCAGGGCGCAGCTCCAGGCTGTCTGCCCGGGGGCTCGGTGGGTGACAAGCACCGAGATTGTTGGTGCTGTTGGGGATCAGCCAGCCCCGGTGACTCCAGCTCGGCTGCCCCAGGACCTGGAGCATCTctgagcagccccagggctccTCCGGTGCTTCCGCCACAACCCAAGGTGGGCTGGGGAAAACAGCTGCATACAGCAGCACCTGCGGGGCTGCTTCTGTCCCTAACACTGATCTTCAGGTCTCGCAGAAATGTCGCACACGCTGACCCCGCTCCCCTTCACAACCCTCGCACCTTTCAGGCGCGTTGAAACGGGATAAGTTTTACCCCTCCTCAAAACACCAGCGTGCCTCACCGTCTCATGAGCAGCACCTTCCCTCGGCAGCGTGCCCCTGACACGGGCATCGCAATGATGCCACACAGCTTCGAGGCCAGTCGCTGTCACCAACCGTGGTGGCATCCGTGGCCGTGCAGATAAGCAGCGTTTCTGCTGACGGCTCccatctccctccccagctgcacacAAACAGTTTCAGCCAGTCCAGTCCAGCACGTACCAGGCGGTAGGGACCCCCTTCTCCATCGAGTACGGCACCGGCAGCTTGACGGGCATCATTGGATCTGACCAAGTAGTCGTGAGTCATCTTTGGTTTCTCCTGCTCTGGGTAACGTGCCTGGGACTTGCCTACAGGCTCAGCATCACTGTCAAACCTCCTCCTCCCCGCAGATTGAGGGTCTCACCGTGAGCAACCAGCAGTTTGCAGAGAGTGTCAGCGAGCCGGGAAAAACCTTCCTGGATGTCAGTTTTGATGGGATCCTGGGGCTGGCTTACCCCTCGTTGGCTGTAGATGGGGTCACCCCCGTCTTTGACAACATGATGGCACAAAATCTGGTGGAGCTGCCCATGTTCTCCTTCTACCTGGGCAAGTACGGACACGGCTTTGCTCTGGGGTGTTGCTTAGACTCAGGCATTGCTTTTAAGGAACAGGAGGGGCCGctaaaataaagatgttttacTGACATAGTAAAGGGGGTTTTTGGTACCATGGCGAGCATCGCCGAGCTCAGGCCTTAGAAGAAAGCGAATGACCCTAAGCATTTGTGGGAAGCGAGTGGGTATAAATCCACCCCTTTAAAATGCGATGTGCGATGCAAGAGGGAGACAATCCCTCAggtctcctcctcttccctccaggaaCCCCGAATCCCCCCTGGGAGGAGAGGTGATCTTTGGTGGCTTTGACCCTTCCCGCTTCATGGGGACCTTGAACTGGGTGCCGGTCACCCAGCAAGGGTACTGGCAGATCCAGCTGGACAAGTGAGTGGTGCTGGTCAGGGAGGaagtgctgggctggggcagaaGATCATCAGGACAAGTCCCTCCTGgtccttctctctttccttctcctccagcatcCAGCTGAACGGGACAGTGGTTTTCTGCATGAACAGCTGCCAGGCCATCGTGGACACCGGGACGTCACTCATCACAGGTCCTACCaaggatataaaaaaattgcagaactATATTGGTGCCACACCTGTGGATGGAGAGGTGAGACtgagggtggggagaggaggggggcaAAGCCCTGAGACCCCCACCTCATTGGGAGGGAGCTCGACCACTGCTGAGCCACCTGGCTGTTTTGCAGTATGCCGTGGACTGCAACAACCTCGGCATGATGCCTGACGTGACCTTCACCATCAACGGGGTCCCCTACACCCTCGCCGCCCAGGCTTACACCCTCACGGTACGGCAATGGCTCTGGAGACACAGGTGGCCCAGAGCTGCGTGTCCCAGAGGGTGACAAGCCACACTGCTTCATGCACGGGACCCGCAGGCACCATTCCTGCCTGTTCCCATGTGCACAAGGCTCTTGGGTTCGTCCCCAACTTTGCACTGTTCCTTTCCCCAGGACAAGTATGCTGGCACAGCCTTCTGCAGTAGTGGCTTCCAGGGCCTGGACATCGCCCCTCCCGCCGGACCCTTCTGGATTTTGGGCGACGTTTTTATCCGTCAGTTTTACTCCGTCTTTGACCGTGGAAATAACCGGGTGGGGTTGGCCCCCGCCGTCCCGTAGGGCTGTGGCATCCCATGGGGCAGGAGTGGAACAGGAGCCACCGGGCTGCTGCCTTTGGGCAGGGCAGGGTCACCTCACAGCTGCATCAGTGTCCCTGGAGGTGATGAAGGCACCCAAAGAGCCCAGGAGAAGTTCGGTCCATGCCAGGAAGCTATTTCATAATTGATATAAAAATGCCGTGAGCAGCTCTGTAATCTGCTTTGTAGAGTCTCTTTTAAACACATGTCAATAAAagctttaataaaacaaaacctgccATGCTCATGTCggaagcagtgcagcagcagcagccccgcagaTCTCGGCTGGGTTGCACCAGAGCAATAAatcctccttccccatcccctgccctcccccccgGCCAGCTAAAAGCCTCGGTGCACCCACGGCACAGCCCGGTGTCACCGCAGCTTCCCCGCTCTGGAGGGAGCCTTGGTGGTGCAGGAGATGGGCAGCACTGGATCCGAAAGGTCAGCCTCTGTGGTCCTTAGCTGAGATTTCCACAGGGGCAGAAGAGGACACTTTGTCCAGGTAGAGCAGAAAGTCCCCTGCGGCGGCTGTGGGCATCCCCGAGCTCTCCGCCGAGCcggagggcagggcaggggctggggagcagcgaGTTCACTGGGCAAATGTGATGCTTCAGCAGGCTGAGCTGATGCTGGGTAACAAGGAGGTAACGAGGGGACTGGGGAGACACTGGGGATCTTTCTGTGCCACAAAACTCCCGGAACAACCGGTGGTTTCCAGTGAATTTGGCTTTGATCCCCGGGCACTTGCAAAGAATCTGTGGTTGGTGAGTGCTGGAAGCGAGAGAGGGCAAACCAGCTGGCAGGCTGCGGCCAGCGGCCGTCGCTGGGCTGGCTCAGAGGATGGGGGTCTGGGGGGCCgtgggggggctgctggccctgggggtCCCTGTGAGTCACTGTAGTGTGTGTGACTTGCTGACGGTGCAAGGGATGTGGGAGAAAGCATGAGCAATCGTGGCTCATGCGTGATGCATCCCAAGACAGGCATGGAAGGCTGTGAGAAAGGGAAGCGCAGCGAAGAGTTATTTTTATCGGCGCCTTTGCTCAGCTCTCCTCGCTGACGCTGACGTGGGGCCCTGCAGCGGGCTGGCATCGAGGTGCCGGGGTCCCCGCAGCCGGGGCCAGGCTTTGCTCCTGCTGCGGCTTTCCCAGATCTGAGCAGACTTCAGGGCTGGGTCTGAGAGCGTCGGAAAATTCAGTCGTAAACTTGTCgcctgcaatgaaaaaaattacctgcCTTAGTCAGAAACACTGATTGTGCCACTGACCAGCATATGCCTCCTGTAACTGGTTCCTGTATTGACTTCACCTCAGCTGCACCTTCCCCAGGCTCAGCGCAGATAAGatgccagggcagctggacAAAGgtctcctctccctcttccagCTTAACTCTCACCATGCCAAGGCGCTGCTGGGCACCCACCCATCACTGCAGCCGTAGGCAGAGGAGCATACAGCTTCCCCAGCATGATAAGGGACCACCCAGTAGCCCCCGAATGCAGCGAGAGGTGGTCCAGCCTGGACTTAACCAAGATTTCTCCAGTGCCATGGGCTCTTGGGTTCACCAGAGCATCCCGTGCCTTCCTGGCACGTTTTGGGGGGTCCTCGCCAGccctcctccccacacacaGCAGATGTTCCAGGGATGTTGCTCCAGCCAATACTGAGCATCACAACAGGGAGCAACCTGACTCCCACTGGCCCCCGGGGAGCAGAGGTGCCAAACAGCCGTAGGGAACAGTTTGGTCACTTGGACGCCTTttgcttccttccccttccctcactCTCCCTGCCCTGTGAGCCTTGCCGCAGGGAACAGCCTGTCCTCTCCTTGTCCACGCAAGCCTTTCCTCTGGATGTGGCAGTCCCCAGCCTGTGTTTCGTTGTCTCTCAGCTGTGACATCTTCCTCATAGTCACAGGGCACGAACCCCACTCTTTTTCCTCAGAAGTGCTGACTCAGTGAAGCAATCAGGACTGGGTTGTAGCTGTAGTTGCAGGAACTGCTGAGCAACATCTTGGCCATCACCTCCACTTGGCCATCACCACCGCTCCCACTGCCTTCACCCAGGGCAAAGCTCACGCCAGGAGCAGCGAGGAGAGCAGGAGCTTTGGGAAAATCCCTTTTCTtgtgaaatgaaacaaaagccggagctggtgctgtgcctgggctgcATGCCTTGATGGGTATGGCCCCTCCTGCCCAAAAGCAGAAGTGGTTGCAGGCATCAGCTGTAGCAATGCAACCACAAGCCCCATCTCCACTGGCATGGAGAGGCACTGATCATCTGATTGAGTGAGCAACCTCCATCCCACCAGGCCTGGGGGGACACGTGGAGAAGAATGAGGGCAGAAGTAGTCAGAGAGCAGGCTGGACAACAAAGTCTCCCTGCAAGGGCAAAGGTGAGGCAGCATGGTGAAAATAGGCTGAAAATGGGTTAGGAGAGACCTGCTCCAGGGAATCATCAGCCTCTTACCCACCGGTGGTGAGAACTGGCTCGGGtgctcctcctgctgcatcccagctccTCCCAGTGCCTGCCCTGTGGggggaaaaacagatttttctggcCAGACAGGTCCTAAAATTACACCTGGGAATGAGGAGGAGAAGGGTTCCTCCTGCTGAGTGCAGCGTCTTCCCTGAGATCCCATAAGGGATgtctacagaggaaaaaaatctacaaaagcGGGCAGCcagtggaaaagcaaaagcaggtgGCTTTGGAGGG
It encodes:
- the CTSE gene encoding cathepsin E → MKRLLLLAMLCFSLASSLKRVTLVRQRSLRKVMRDHGQFSHFCKAHKLDMIEYTEDCNVFKEANEPLISYLDLEYFGQISIGTPPQNFTVVFDTGSSNLWVPSIYCVSKACAAHKQFQPVQSSTYQAVGTPFSIEYGTGSLTGIIGSDQVVIEGLTVSNQQFAESVSEPGKTFLDVSFDGILGLAYPSLAVDGVTPVFDNMMAQNLVELPMFSFYLGKNPESPLGGEVIFGGFDPSRFMGTLNWVPVTQQGYWQIQLDNIQLNGTVVFCMNSCQAIVDTGTSLITGPTKDIKKLQNYIGATPVDGEYAVDCNNLGMMPDVTFTINGVPYTLAAQAYTLTDKYAGTAFCSSGFQGLDIAPPAGPFWILGDVFIRQFYSVFDRGNNRVGLAPAVP